A region of Candidatus Lernaella stagnicola DNA encodes the following proteins:
- the tuf gene encoding elongation factor Tu (EF-Tu; promotes GTP-dependent binding of aminoacyl-tRNA to the A-site of ribosomes during protein biosynthesis; when the tRNA anticodon matches the mRNA codon, GTP hydrolysis results; the inactive EF-Tu-GDP leaves the ribosome and release of GDP is promoted by elongation factor Ts; many prokaryotes have two copies of the gene encoding EF-Tu) produces GENVKISVALITPIAMEDGLRFAIREGGRTVGAGVVSNIFE; encoded by the coding sequence CGGGCGAGAACGTGAAGATCAGCGTGGCATTGATTACGCCGATTGCGATGGAAGATGGACTGCGCTTCGCGATTCGCGAAGGCGGCCGTACCGTCGGCGCCGGCGTCGTATCAAATATTTTCGAGTAG
- the rpmG gene encoding 50S ribosomal protein L33 — protein sequence MGNRDIVILECTESKHRHYTTTRNKKKNPTKLQIKKYNPVLRRHTLYKEVK from the coding sequence ATGGGCAACCGAGACATCGTTATTTTAGAGTGCACCGAGTCCAAGCACCGGCACTATACGACTACCCGTAACAAGAAGAAGAACCCGACTAAGTTGCAGATCAAAAAATACAATCCGGTTCTTCGCCGTCATACGCTCTACAAAGAGGTCAAGTAG